A genomic segment from Streptomyces sp. NBC_00459 encodes:
- the sucC gene encoding ADP-forming succinate--CoA ligase subunit beta → MDLFEYQARDLFAKHGVPVLAGEVIDTPEAARAATERLGGKSVVKAQVKVGGRGKAGGVKLAATPDEAVARATDILGMDIKGHTVHKVMIAETAPEIVEEYYVSYLLDRTNRTFLAMASVQGGVEIEVVAEENPEALAKVPVDANEGVSIEKAREIVAQAKFPAEVAEQVAEILVTLWDTFIKEDALLVEVNPLAKVASGKVIALDGKVSLDENAEFRQPDHAALEDKDAANPLEAAAKAKNLNYVKLDGEVGIIGNGAGLVMSTLDVVAYAGENHGGVKPANFLDIGGGASAAVMANGLEIILGDPDVKSVFVNVFGGITACDEVANGIVQALQLLADKGEEVSKPLVVRLDGNNAELGRKILSDANHPLVQRVDTMDGAADKAAELAAAK, encoded by the coding sequence GTGGACCTGTTCGAGTACCAGGCGAGGGACCTCTTCGCCAAGCACGGTGTACCGGTGCTGGCCGGTGAAGTCATCGACACGCCTGAGGCGGCACGCGCGGCGACCGAGCGTCTGGGCGGCAAGTCCGTCGTCAAGGCGCAGGTGAAGGTCGGTGGGCGTGGAAAGGCCGGCGGCGTGAAGCTCGCCGCCACCCCGGACGAGGCCGTCGCCCGCGCGACGGACATCCTCGGCATGGACATCAAGGGCCACACGGTCCACAAGGTGATGATCGCCGAGACCGCGCCCGAGATCGTCGAGGAGTACTACGTCTCGTACCTCCTCGACCGCACCAACCGCACCTTCCTCGCCATGGCGTCCGTACAGGGCGGCGTGGAGATCGAGGTCGTCGCGGAGGAGAACCCCGAGGCCCTCGCGAAGGTCCCGGTCGACGCCAACGAGGGCGTGAGCATCGAGAAGGCCCGTGAGATCGTCGCGCAGGCGAAGTTCCCGGCCGAGGTCGCCGAGCAGGTCGCCGAGATCCTCGTGACCCTGTGGGACACCTTCATCAAGGAGGACGCCCTCCTCGTCGAGGTCAACCCCCTCGCGAAGGTCGCCTCCGGCAAGGTCATCGCCCTCGACGGCAAGGTCTCCCTGGACGAGAACGCGGAGTTCCGCCAGCCGGACCACGCCGCGCTCGAGGACAAGGACGCGGCCAACCCGCTGGAGGCCGCGGCCAAGGCCAAGAACCTCAACTACGTCAAGCTCGACGGTGAGGTCGGCATCATCGGCAACGGCGCGGGTCTCGTCATGAGCACCCTCGACGTCGTCGCCTACGCCGGTGAGAACCACGGTGGGGTCAAGCCCGCCAACTTCCTCGACATCGGCGGTGGCGCCTCCGCCGCCGTCATGGCGAACGGCCTGGAGATCATCCTCGGCGACCCGGACGTCAAGTCCGTGTTCGTCAACGTCTTCGGCGGCATCACCGCGTGCGACGAGGTCGCCAACGGCATCGTGCAGGCGCTGCAGCTGCTCGCGGACAAGGGCGAGGAAGTCTCCAAGCCCCTCGTCGTCCGCCTCGACGGCAACAACGCCGAGCTGGGTCGCAAGATCCTCTCCGACGCCAACCACCCGCTGGTCCAGCGTGTGGACACCATGGACGGCGCGGCCGACAAGGCCGCCGAGCTCGCGGCTGCGAAGTAA
- the sucD gene encoding succinate--CoA ligase subunit alpha, producing the protein MAIFLNKDSKIIVQGMTGATGMKHTKLMLADGSNIVGGVNPRKAGTSVDIDGTEIPVFGTVAEAIEKTGANVSVLFVPPAFAKAAVVEAIDAEIPLAVVITEGIAVHDSAAFWAYAQSKGNKTRIIGPNCPGLITPGQSNAGIIPGDITKPGRIGLVSKSGTLTYQMMYELRDIGFSSAVGIGGDPVIGTTHIDALAAFEADPDTDLIVMIGEIGGDAEERAADFIAKNVTKPVVGYVAGFTAPEGKTMGHAGAIVSGSSGTAAAKKEALEAAGVKVGKTPTETAKLARELLAG; encoded by the coding sequence ATGGCTATCTTCCTGAACAAGGACAGCAAGATCATCGTCCAGGGCATGACCGGTGCCACGGGCATGAAGCACACCAAGCTCATGCTGGCGGACGGCTCCAACATCGTCGGCGGCGTGAACCCGCGCAAGGCGGGCACCTCCGTCGACATCGACGGCACCGAGATCCCGGTCTTCGGCACGGTCGCCGAGGCGATCGAGAAGACGGGCGCCAACGTATCGGTCCTCTTCGTACCGCCGGCCTTCGCCAAGGCCGCCGTGGTCGAGGCGATCGACGCGGAGATCCCCCTCGCGGTCGTCATCACCGAGGGCATCGCGGTCCACGACTCGGCCGCCTTCTGGGCGTACGCGCAGTCGAAGGGCAACAAGACCCGCATCATCGGCCCGAACTGCCCCGGTCTCATCACCCCGGGTCAGTCGAACGCCGGCATCATCCCGGGCGACATCACGAAGCCGGGCCGTATCGGCCTGGTCTCGAAGTCCGGCACGCTGACCTACCAGATGATGTACGAGCTGCGTGACATCGGCTTCTCGTCGGCCGTCGGCATCGGTGGCGACCCGGTCATCGGTACGACGCACATCGACGCGCTGGCCGCGTTCGAGGCGGACCCCGACACCGACCTGATCGTGATGATCGGTGAGATCGGTGGTGACGCGGAGGAGCGTGCCGCCGACTTCATCGCGAAGAACGTGACGAAGCCGGTCGTCGGTTACGTCGCCGGGTTCACCGCGCCCGAGGGCAAGACCATGGGCCACGCCGGTGCCATCGTCTCCGGCTCCTCCGGCACGGCTGCCGCGAAGAAGGAGGCCCTTGAGGCCGCCGGCGTCAAGGTCGGCAAGACGCCGACCGAGACGGCGAAGCTGGCGCGTGAGCTGCTCGCCGGCTGA